The following are encoded in a window of Doryrhamphus excisus isolate RoL2022-K1 chromosome 16, RoL_Dexc_1.0, whole genome shotgun sequence genomic DNA:
- the LOC131104308 gene encoding collagen alpha-1(XIV) chain isoform X2 has product MTQHRRDPASSFGWMIFLILLLSSRADGQGRLKLTVLSEDRLQMKWKEADSPVQAYKVRVRSISDLPQPELMLTTTRARATVAGLDPGQEYALQVLVLHGTSEKLLAKRRFTLEGLREEEMVRSGQRRKLLPGGSGSGDLDDVTEAVAGLPTVLYPDGNAEPPTLQPSPPPMDETPDKEKRKRKKDRERSKVDTKEEQETSAEIPSPTPPLPGGGTRKPLACDTDAVADIVFLVDGSWSIGRTNFRRVRDFLEGLMTPFRIGPNHVQIGLSQYSGDPRTEWHLNNFTSREQLVEAVRSFRYKGGNTFTGQALLHVMEENMRAEAGARPDTPFFLVLLTDGKSQDDAVAAAKRLKSAGVEILAVGVKNADEAELRHVASEPVDLNVYNVNDFPLLSKLVARLVHILCGRIEDHGILKHVEPEPTVDPAISYPSPTELRFSELGSREVRLHWSNPAEPVRQYRVVYHSAEGQSPQEVVLAGSQSSVQLQGLASQTLYHVSIFPVYDDHVGLALRGTVTTLPLAMPSSLEVTPSSYNALRVSWSATPGATEYLVLYSALDHGEPDDAKEEKFGAEKTVLELSGLLPATDYSVTLYALYHEDSSDPVTAVASTFPLPAPVSVHFPVVTHSTLRVSWLPGDADAPGHTITYSTNHGSEVKQVEVSGQNSVLVQNLSSLSRYQVSVQSRYPQGLSAALTSNVSTLKVPSPSDLRVTNFSSGDITVRWQAAANDVISYLIKWISLSGGHLRQLTVSGESEGAILEGVEDDEEYQISLSALYGDGAQSEAVAVRYSTMSGGGPSSVSISEETPVSFTVSWVPPNAHVLRYRVSYAALTGGDDRDGAVLVPGGQKQVVLESLRPDTRYSILVTAEYRNKEGGSASAQGKTTSLRVSSVSVVRSDHSSICVSWRAVSLVDGYRIVLQSAKDKATVEERVDQSVSSQCFTQLQPDTLYRISVHSLLSSAEGAAVSILHPTALAPAKIPLNPRLHPAHNQVCPEVTIRNSIVKGFDMMEAFGLTPKDHSSVEGVSAEPFVFNMLPAYNLYPDIQLMQNTEFIHPAGFSPEHTISITFRLLQGTPTEPFALWQLTDKHFQPKMGVVLDASRKHLVYFSLDYRGEVQELRFEQPQVHRIFYGSFHKLHLSVSQVGVSLSVDCQHVGERPARPLGTLPTDGFEMLGKLVKSTGPKSGSAAFQLQAFEIVCNTTWATEDTCCDLPGARDEESCPPAAYACLCSSEVPGAVGSMGPPGKPGPRGVKGEKGEQGHKGEMGPPGKSGPEGGVGVLGSRGPSGMAAQGKAGPPGERGQKGDAGRPGLQGVPGPPGPKGEEGPLGPKGIRGVEGNMGPTGPNGPRGFQGMPGHPGPTGERGYVGLVGPTGLPGSKGEQGEKGEPQSMAAILHIVTEACQQLIHKEVLKMDMLISEMSRKKTPVEEPAGPPGEPGIPGSRGLPGTRGNQGNVGPRGRPGRPGYPGEQGRPGMPGGKGDAGVNIQGPSGVKGYAGPPGESKVGSQGPKGQDGKPGPPGINGPPGQPGEMGPPGVCDSSGGCLRAPQQTDPYYGYQP; this is encoded by the exons CCGAGTCAGGTCCATCTCAG ACCTGCCCCAGCCCGAGCTCATGCTGACCACCACACGGGCCCGCGCCACCGTGGCAGGTCTGGATCCGGGTCAGGAGTACGCCCTCCAGGTCCTCGTGCTCCACGGGACCTCCGAGAAACTTCTGGCAAAGCGACGATTCACct TGGAAGGTCTGCGTGAGGAGGAGATGGTCCGCAGCGGCCAGAGGAGGAAGTTGCTGCCTGGTGGGTCGGGATCTGGAGACCTGGACGACGTGACGGAGGCTGTGGCGGGTCTTCCTACGGTCCTATATCCGGACGGGAATGCAG AGCCACCAACCCTACAACCCTCCCCTCCGCCCATGGACGAGACCCCAGACAAAGAGAAGAGGAAGCGGAAGAAGGACAGAGAGCGTTCCAAAGTGGACACCAAGGAGGAACAGGAGACGTCAGCAGAGATACCTTCCCCTACTCCGCCACTTCCAG GTGGCGGTACAAGGAAGCCGTTGGCATGTGACACTGACGCGGTGGCGGACATCGTGTTCTTGGTGGACGGCTCGTGGAGCATCGGACGCACAAACTTCAGGCGGGTGCGGGACTTCTTGGAGGGACTGATGACTCCCTTCCGCATCGGGCCCAACCACGTTCAGATTG GGCTGAGCCAGTACAGCGGAGACCCTCGGACAGAGTGGCATCTCAACAACTTCACCAGCAGAGAGCAGTTGGTGGAGGCAGTCAGGAGTTTCAGATATAAAGGAGGAAACACGTTTACAG GCCAGGCGCTGCTTCACGTGATGGAGGAGAACATGAGGGCCGAGGCAGGCGCCAGGCCGGACACACCCTTTTTCCTGGTGCTCCTGACTGACGGCAAATCTCAGGATGACGCCGTCGCGGCCGCAAAGCGACTGAAGAGTGCGGGTGTGGAGATCCTGGCTGTAG GCGTGAAGAATGCAGATGAAGCCGAGTTGAGGCACGTAGCATCTGAGCCTGTGGACCTGAACGTCTACAACGTCAACGACTTCCCTCTGCTCAGCAAACTGGTGGCCCGACTGGTTCACATCCTGTGTGGGCGCATTGAAGATCATGGCATCCTAAAGc ACGTAGAACCAGAGCCCACGGTAGACCCAGCTATCTCCTACCCCAGTCCCACGGAGCTCCGCTTCTCCGAGCTGGGCTCCAGAGAGGTGAGGTTACATTGGAGCAACCCCGCTGAGCCGGTCCGACAGTACCGGGTGGTTTACCACAGCGCAGAGGGACAAAGTCCTCAGGAG GTGGTGCTGGCTGGCTCCCAGTCCTCCGTGCAGCTACAGGGCCTGGCCTCTCAGACGCTGTATCACGTGTCTATTTTCCCCGTGTACGACGACCACGTTGGCCTCGCACTCAGAGGAACTGTCACCACAC TGCCACTGGCCATGCCGAGTAGCCTGGAGGTGACGCCGTCCTCCTACAACGCGCTGCGAGTCAGCTGGAGTGCGACGCCCGGGGCCACGGAGTACCTGGTCCTCTACTCGGCCCTCGACCACGGAGAGCCCGACGACGCCAAAGAG GAGAAATTTGGTGCGGAGAAGACCGTGTTGGAACTGAGCGGCTTACTTCCTGCCACGGACTACTCTGTCACTCTTTACGCGCTCTACCATGAAGACTCCAGCGATCCTGTCACTGCTGTGGCCAGCACCT TTCCTCTTCCCGCCCCAGTCAGCGTGCACTTTCCCGTGGTGACCCACAGCACGCTGAGGGTGAGCTGGCTTCCTGGAGACGCAGACGCTCCCGGACACACCATCACCTACAGCACCAATCACGGCAGTGAGGTCAAGCAG GTGGAGGTATCAGGACAGAACTCGGTACTGGTGCAAAACCTGTCTTCACTGTCCCGATATCAGGTGTCGGTCCAGTCCCGCTACCCTCAAGGCCTTTCTGCAGCCCTCACCAGTAACGTCAGCACCT TGAAGGTGCCCTCCCCGTCAGACCTGAGGGTGACCAACTTCTCCAGCGGTGACATCACGGTACGCTGGCAGGCCGCCGCCAATGACGTCATCTCCTACCTCATTAAGTGGATCTCCCTCAGTGGAGGCCACCTGAGACAG CTGACGGTGAGTGGCGAGAGCGAGGGTGCCATCCTGGAGGGCGTGGAGGACGACGAGGAGTACCAGATCTCTCTGTCTGCGCTCTACGGGGACGGCGCTCAAAGCGAAGCCGTGGCCGTGCGCTACAGCACGA TGTCCGGTGGAGGTCCGTCCAGCGTGTCCATCTCTGAGGAGACTCCGGTCAGCTTCACGGTCAGCTGGGTCCCGCCCAACGCACACGTCCTGCGGTATCGCGTCTCCTATGCCGCGCTGACGGGCGGAGACGACCGGGACGGCGCT GTGTTGGTCCCCGGTGGACAAAAGCAGGTGGTGCTGGAATCTTTAAGGCCAGACACGAGATACAGCATCCTGGTCACCGCAGAGTACCGCAACAAGGAGGGGGGCAGTGCTTCAGCTCAGGGAAAAACCA CCAGTCTCCGAGTTAGCAGCGTGAGTGTGGTGCGCTCCGACCACTCCAGTATCTGTGTGTCCTGGAGAGCCGTATCCCTGGTGGACGGCTACCGTATCGTTCTTCAGTCTGCCAAAG ATAAAGCCACCGTGGAGGAAAGAGTGGACCAGAGTGTCAGCAGTCAGTGTTTCACGCAGCTGCAGCCGGACACGCTTTACCGCATCAGCGTTCACTCACTTCTCAGCTCAGCAGAGGGCGCCGCCGTCTCCATTCTTCATccaacag CTCTCGCCCCGGCTAAAATTCCACTCAACCCTCGCCTACACCCTGCTCATAACCAAG TGTGTCCTGAGGTCACCATCAGAAACAGCATCGTAAAAG GCTTTGACATGATGGAAGCCTTCGGCCTGACTCCTAAAGATCACTCGTCTGTGGAGGGTGTCTCTGCCGAGCCTTTTGTCTTCAACATGCTGCCCGCCTACAATTTGTATCCAGACATCCAACTGATGCAGAACACAGA GTTCATCCACCCTGCCGGTTTCTCTCCCGAACACACCATCAGCATCACCTTCCGTCTGCTGCAGGGCACACCCACAGAACCCTTCGCCCTATGGCAGCTCACCGACAAACACTTCCAGCCCAAGATGGGTGTGGTGCTGGATG CCTCCAGGAAACATCTGGTCTACTTCAGTCTGGATTACAGAGGAGAAGTGCAGGAGCTGCGCTTCGAGCAGCCGCAGGTGCACAGGATCTTCTACGGAAGCTTTCACAAG CTGCACCTGTCAGTCAGCCAGGTGGGCGTGTCCCTATCTGTGGATTGCCAGCACGTGGGGGAGAGGCCCGCCCGCCCTTTGGGCACCCTGCCCACCGACGGCTTTGAGATGTTGGGGAAGCTGGTGAAGAGTACAGGTCCAAAAAGTGGATCTGCAGCG TTCCAGCTGCAGGCATTTGAGATAGTGTGTAACACAACGTGGGCTACGGAGGACACCTGCTGTGACCTGCCAGGAGCG agaGATGAAGAAAGTTGTCCTCCTGCGGCCTACGCGTGTTTGTGTTCCTCTGAGGTTCCAGGAGCTGTCGGTTCCATGGGCCCGCCT GGCAAGCCCGGCCCCCGCGGTGTGAAAGGAGAGAAGGGTGAGCAAGGTCACAAG GGGGAGATGGGGCCTCCAGGGAAAAGTGGACCTGAGGGCGGTGTTGGAGTGCTGGGCAGCAGAGGACCCAGTGGGATGGCAGCGCAAGGCAAAGCG GGGCCACCTGGGGAAAGAGGCCAAAAGGGGGACGCTGGAAGACCTGGACTTCAG GGTGTACCAGGACCTCCAGGCCCAAAGGGGGAAGAGGGCCCCCTCGGTCCCAAG GGCATACGAGGCGTTGAAGGCAACATGGGACCCACTGGCCCGAATGGTCCCAGA GGTTTCCAGGGCATGCCAGGACACCCAGGACCCACAGGAGAGAGAGGTTACGTTGGACTGGTTGGGCCTACG GGTCTTCCAGGGAGTAAAGGGGAGCAAGGAGAGAAG GGAGAACCTCAATCCATGGCTGCCATCCTCCACATCGTCACTGAGGCCTGTCAACAACTCATTCACA AGGAGGTGTTGAAGATGGACATGTTGATCAGTGAGATGAGCCGTAAGAAGACTCCTGTGGAGGAGCCTGCCGGTCCACCGGGGGAGCCGGGGATACCGGGTTCGAGGGGCCTGCCGGGTACCAGGGGGAATCAAGGGAATGTTGGCCCCAGAGGGAGACCTGGCAGACCTGGCTACCCTGGAGAGCAAG GAAGACCAGGAATGCCAGGGGGGAAAGGTGATGCAGGAGTTAACATCCAGGGGCCTTCAGGGGTGAAAGGTTATGCAG gtcCTCCGGGTGAGTCCAAGGTGGGAAGCCAGGGTCCCAAAGGACAAGATGGAAAGCCGGGACCCCCAGGGATCAATGGACCCCCTGGCCAACCGGGAGAGATGGGACCTCCTGGAGTGTGTGACAGCAGTGGAGGCTGCCTCAGAGCTCCTCAGCAGACAG ACCCCTACTATGGCTACCAGCCTTGA
- the LOC131104308 gene encoding collagen alpha-1(XIV) chain isoform X1 — translation MTQHRRDPASSFGWMIFLILLLSSRADGQGRLKLTVLSEDRLQMKWKEADSPVQAYKVRVRSISDLPQPELMLTTTRARATVAGLDPGQEYALQVLVLHGTSEKLLAKRRFTLEGLREEEMVRSGQRRKLLPGGSGSGDLDDVTEAVAGLPTVLYPDGNAEPPTLQPSPPPMDETPDKEKRKRKKDRERSKVDTKEEQETSAEIPSPTPPLPGGGTRKPLACDTDAVADIVFLVDGSWSIGRTNFRRVRDFLEGLMTPFRIGPNHVQIGLSQYSGDPRTEWHLNNFTSREQLVEAVRSFRYKGGNTFTGQALLHVMEENMRAEAGARPDTPFFLVLLTDGKSQDDAVAAAKRLKSAGVEILAVGVKNADEAELRHVASEPVDLNVYNVNDFPLLSKLVARLVHILCGRIEDHGILKHVEPEPTVDPAISYPSPTELRFSELGSREVRLHWSNPAEPVRQYRVVYHSAEGQSPQEVVLAGSQSSVQLQGLASQTLYHVSIFPVYDDHVGLALRGTVTTLPLAMPSSLEVTPSSYNALRVSWSATPGATEYLVLYSALDHGEPDDAKEEKFGAEKTVLELSGLLPATDYSVTLYALYHEDSSDPVTAVASTFPLPAPVSVHFPVVTHSTLRVSWLPGDADAPGHTITYSTNHGSEVKQVEVSGQNSVLVQNLSSLSRYQVSVQSRYPQGLSAALTSNVSTLKVPSPSDLRVTNFSSGDITVRWQAAANDVISYLIKWISLSGGHLRQLTVSGESEGAILEGVEDDEEYQISLSALYGDGAQSEAVAVRYSTMSGGGPSSVSISEETPVSFTVSWVPPNAHVLRYRVSYAALTGGDDRDGAVLVPGGQKQVVLESLRPDTRYSILVTAEYRNKEGGSASAQGKTTSLRVSSVSVVRSDHSSICVSWRAVSLVDGYRIVLQSAKDKATVEERVDQSVSSQCFTQLQPDTLYRISVHSLLSSAEGAAVSILHPTALAPAKIPLNPRLHPAHNQVCPEVTIRNSIVKGFDMMEAFGLTPKDHSSVEGVSAEPFVFNMLPAYNLYPDIQLMQNTEFIHPAGFSPEHTISITFRLLQGTPTEPFALWQLTDKHFQPKMGVVLDASRKHLVYFSLDYRGEVQELRFEQPQVHRIFYGSFHKLHLSVSQVGVSLSVDCQHVGERPARPLGTLPTDGFEMLGKLVKSTGPKSGSAAFQLQAFEIVCNTTWATEDTCCDLPGARDEESCPPAAYACLCSSEVPGAVGSMGPPGKPGPRGVKGEKGEQGHKGEMGPPGKSGPEGGVGVLGSRGPSGMAAQGKAGPPGERGQKGDAGRPGLQGVPGPPGPKGEEGPLGPKGIRGVEGNMGPTGPNGPRGFQGMPGHPGPTGERGYVGLVGPTGLPGSKGEQGEKGEPQSMAAILHIVTEACQQLIHKEVLKMDMLISEMSRKKTPVEEPAGPPGEPGIPGSRGLPGTRGNQGNVGPRGRPGRPGYPGEQGRPGMPGGKGDAGVNIQGPSGVKGYAGPPGESKVGSQGPKGQDGKPGPPGINGPPGQPGEMGPPGVCDSSGGCLRAPQQTEDPYYGYQP, via the exons CCGAGTCAGGTCCATCTCAG ACCTGCCCCAGCCCGAGCTCATGCTGACCACCACACGGGCCCGCGCCACCGTGGCAGGTCTGGATCCGGGTCAGGAGTACGCCCTCCAGGTCCTCGTGCTCCACGGGACCTCCGAGAAACTTCTGGCAAAGCGACGATTCACct TGGAAGGTCTGCGTGAGGAGGAGATGGTCCGCAGCGGCCAGAGGAGGAAGTTGCTGCCTGGTGGGTCGGGATCTGGAGACCTGGACGACGTGACGGAGGCTGTGGCGGGTCTTCCTACGGTCCTATATCCGGACGGGAATGCAG AGCCACCAACCCTACAACCCTCCCCTCCGCCCATGGACGAGACCCCAGACAAAGAGAAGAGGAAGCGGAAGAAGGACAGAGAGCGTTCCAAAGTGGACACCAAGGAGGAACAGGAGACGTCAGCAGAGATACCTTCCCCTACTCCGCCACTTCCAG GTGGCGGTACAAGGAAGCCGTTGGCATGTGACACTGACGCGGTGGCGGACATCGTGTTCTTGGTGGACGGCTCGTGGAGCATCGGACGCACAAACTTCAGGCGGGTGCGGGACTTCTTGGAGGGACTGATGACTCCCTTCCGCATCGGGCCCAACCACGTTCAGATTG GGCTGAGCCAGTACAGCGGAGACCCTCGGACAGAGTGGCATCTCAACAACTTCACCAGCAGAGAGCAGTTGGTGGAGGCAGTCAGGAGTTTCAGATATAAAGGAGGAAACACGTTTACAG GCCAGGCGCTGCTTCACGTGATGGAGGAGAACATGAGGGCCGAGGCAGGCGCCAGGCCGGACACACCCTTTTTCCTGGTGCTCCTGACTGACGGCAAATCTCAGGATGACGCCGTCGCGGCCGCAAAGCGACTGAAGAGTGCGGGTGTGGAGATCCTGGCTGTAG GCGTGAAGAATGCAGATGAAGCCGAGTTGAGGCACGTAGCATCTGAGCCTGTGGACCTGAACGTCTACAACGTCAACGACTTCCCTCTGCTCAGCAAACTGGTGGCCCGACTGGTTCACATCCTGTGTGGGCGCATTGAAGATCATGGCATCCTAAAGc ACGTAGAACCAGAGCCCACGGTAGACCCAGCTATCTCCTACCCCAGTCCCACGGAGCTCCGCTTCTCCGAGCTGGGCTCCAGAGAGGTGAGGTTACATTGGAGCAACCCCGCTGAGCCGGTCCGACAGTACCGGGTGGTTTACCACAGCGCAGAGGGACAAAGTCCTCAGGAG GTGGTGCTGGCTGGCTCCCAGTCCTCCGTGCAGCTACAGGGCCTGGCCTCTCAGACGCTGTATCACGTGTCTATTTTCCCCGTGTACGACGACCACGTTGGCCTCGCACTCAGAGGAACTGTCACCACAC TGCCACTGGCCATGCCGAGTAGCCTGGAGGTGACGCCGTCCTCCTACAACGCGCTGCGAGTCAGCTGGAGTGCGACGCCCGGGGCCACGGAGTACCTGGTCCTCTACTCGGCCCTCGACCACGGAGAGCCCGACGACGCCAAAGAG GAGAAATTTGGTGCGGAGAAGACCGTGTTGGAACTGAGCGGCTTACTTCCTGCCACGGACTACTCTGTCACTCTTTACGCGCTCTACCATGAAGACTCCAGCGATCCTGTCACTGCTGTGGCCAGCACCT TTCCTCTTCCCGCCCCAGTCAGCGTGCACTTTCCCGTGGTGACCCACAGCACGCTGAGGGTGAGCTGGCTTCCTGGAGACGCAGACGCTCCCGGACACACCATCACCTACAGCACCAATCACGGCAGTGAGGTCAAGCAG GTGGAGGTATCAGGACAGAACTCGGTACTGGTGCAAAACCTGTCTTCACTGTCCCGATATCAGGTGTCGGTCCAGTCCCGCTACCCTCAAGGCCTTTCTGCAGCCCTCACCAGTAACGTCAGCACCT TGAAGGTGCCCTCCCCGTCAGACCTGAGGGTGACCAACTTCTCCAGCGGTGACATCACGGTACGCTGGCAGGCCGCCGCCAATGACGTCATCTCCTACCTCATTAAGTGGATCTCCCTCAGTGGAGGCCACCTGAGACAG CTGACGGTGAGTGGCGAGAGCGAGGGTGCCATCCTGGAGGGCGTGGAGGACGACGAGGAGTACCAGATCTCTCTGTCTGCGCTCTACGGGGACGGCGCTCAAAGCGAAGCCGTGGCCGTGCGCTACAGCACGA TGTCCGGTGGAGGTCCGTCCAGCGTGTCCATCTCTGAGGAGACTCCGGTCAGCTTCACGGTCAGCTGGGTCCCGCCCAACGCACACGTCCTGCGGTATCGCGTCTCCTATGCCGCGCTGACGGGCGGAGACGACCGGGACGGCGCT GTGTTGGTCCCCGGTGGACAAAAGCAGGTGGTGCTGGAATCTTTAAGGCCAGACACGAGATACAGCATCCTGGTCACCGCAGAGTACCGCAACAAGGAGGGGGGCAGTGCTTCAGCTCAGGGAAAAACCA CCAGTCTCCGAGTTAGCAGCGTGAGTGTGGTGCGCTCCGACCACTCCAGTATCTGTGTGTCCTGGAGAGCCGTATCCCTGGTGGACGGCTACCGTATCGTTCTTCAGTCTGCCAAAG ATAAAGCCACCGTGGAGGAAAGAGTGGACCAGAGTGTCAGCAGTCAGTGTTTCACGCAGCTGCAGCCGGACACGCTTTACCGCATCAGCGTTCACTCACTTCTCAGCTCAGCAGAGGGCGCCGCCGTCTCCATTCTTCATccaacag CTCTCGCCCCGGCTAAAATTCCACTCAACCCTCGCCTACACCCTGCTCATAACCAAG TGTGTCCTGAGGTCACCATCAGAAACAGCATCGTAAAAG GCTTTGACATGATGGAAGCCTTCGGCCTGACTCCTAAAGATCACTCGTCTGTGGAGGGTGTCTCTGCCGAGCCTTTTGTCTTCAACATGCTGCCCGCCTACAATTTGTATCCAGACATCCAACTGATGCAGAACACAGA GTTCATCCACCCTGCCGGTTTCTCTCCCGAACACACCATCAGCATCACCTTCCGTCTGCTGCAGGGCACACCCACAGAACCCTTCGCCCTATGGCAGCTCACCGACAAACACTTCCAGCCCAAGATGGGTGTGGTGCTGGATG CCTCCAGGAAACATCTGGTCTACTTCAGTCTGGATTACAGAGGAGAAGTGCAGGAGCTGCGCTTCGAGCAGCCGCAGGTGCACAGGATCTTCTACGGAAGCTTTCACAAG CTGCACCTGTCAGTCAGCCAGGTGGGCGTGTCCCTATCTGTGGATTGCCAGCACGTGGGGGAGAGGCCCGCCCGCCCTTTGGGCACCCTGCCCACCGACGGCTTTGAGATGTTGGGGAAGCTGGTGAAGAGTACAGGTCCAAAAAGTGGATCTGCAGCG TTCCAGCTGCAGGCATTTGAGATAGTGTGTAACACAACGTGGGCTACGGAGGACACCTGCTGTGACCTGCCAGGAGCG agaGATGAAGAAAGTTGTCCTCCTGCGGCCTACGCGTGTTTGTGTTCCTCTGAGGTTCCAGGAGCTGTCGGTTCCATGGGCCCGCCT GGCAAGCCCGGCCCCCGCGGTGTGAAAGGAGAGAAGGGTGAGCAAGGTCACAAG GGGGAGATGGGGCCTCCAGGGAAAAGTGGACCTGAGGGCGGTGTTGGAGTGCTGGGCAGCAGAGGACCCAGTGGGATGGCAGCGCAAGGCAAAGCG GGGCCACCTGGGGAAAGAGGCCAAAAGGGGGACGCTGGAAGACCTGGACTTCAG GGTGTACCAGGACCTCCAGGCCCAAAGGGGGAAGAGGGCCCCCTCGGTCCCAAG GGCATACGAGGCGTTGAAGGCAACATGGGACCCACTGGCCCGAATGGTCCCAGA GGTTTCCAGGGCATGCCAGGACACCCAGGACCCACAGGAGAGAGAGGTTACGTTGGACTGGTTGGGCCTACG GGTCTTCCAGGGAGTAAAGGGGAGCAAGGAGAGAAG GGAGAACCTCAATCCATGGCTGCCATCCTCCACATCGTCACTGAGGCCTGTCAACAACTCATTCACA AGGAGGTGTTGAAGATGGACATGTTGATCAGTGAGATGAGCCGTAAGAAGACTCCTGTGGAGGAGCCTGCCGGTCCACCGGGGGAGCCGGGGATACCGGGTTCGAGGGGCCTGCCGGGTACCAGGGGGAATCAAGGGAATGTTGGCCCCAGAGGGAGACCTGGCAGACCTGGCTACCCTGGAGAGCAAG GAAGACCAGGAATGCCAGGGGGGAAAGGTGATGCAGGAGTTAACATCCAGGGGCCTTCAGGGGTGAAAGGTTATGCAG gtcCTCCGGGTGAGTCCAAGGTGGGAAGCCAGGGTCCCAAAGGACAAGATGGAAAGCCGGGACCCCCAGGGATCAATGGACCCCCTGGCCAACCGGGAGAGATGGGACCTCCTGGAGTGTGTGACAGCAGTGGAGGCTGCCTCAGAGCTCCTCAGCAGACAG AAGACCCCTACTATGGCTACCAGCCTTGA